Below is a window of Luteitalea sp. DNA.
TGTCACATCGTGCTCCTTCGTCCGACGAGTCTACCACTCGATGTCGTGGCACAGCAGACGCTGCACTTGACAGGGCAGTCGCCCGTAGGCTACCGTCCCCTCACCGAGAATGACATCGATATCATGACATCGCTGTCCACCCTGCGGGCGAGGGCAAGGAGAGGGAGAGATGCGTTCCAGACGATCGGTGTTCGCGCTCGTGCTGCTTTCGCAGATGCTCGTTGCGACCTCTGCGTGGGCGCAGGGCGCCGAAGCCACGATCAGCGGCTTTGTCACGGACGATACCGGAGCGGTCCTGCCCGGTGTCACGGTGGCGGCCACCCATGTCGGGACACAGCAGCAGGTGGTGGGCGTCACCAACGAGCAAGGCTTCTACGTCCTGCAGCCGGTGCCTATCGGCGCATACGTGGTGGAGGCCGTGCTCGAAGGGTTCGGGACCTATCGTCGTGAAGGGGTCACCGTCACCACGCAGGCACGGGTTGGCCTGGATATCACGCTAGACGTCGGCGGCATGGAAGACACCGTGACCGTCAACGCGCAGCTGCCGCTCCTCGAGTCGCGATCGTCAGAGGTGGGCCAGCTGATCGAGTCCCGTGCCGTGGAGAGCATGCCGCTGGGCGATCGGCGCTCCATGAACCTGATCCGGATGACCGGAGCCGCGGTGTTCGTGAGCTACGACACGGGCGCCAAGCCGAACTTCAGCCTGGCGGGCGGTCGCACGCAAAGCCAATCCTTCTTGATCGACGGCGGCACCGGCCAGAACATGCGGCTGGGGATCGGCCAGGTGGATGTCGACCCGCCCGTCGAAACAGTGCAAGAAGTCCGCGTGCTGAGTAACAACTACTCGGCAGAGTTTGGCGGGTCGGCGGGTGGCGTCATCACGGCCACCACCAAATCGGGGACCAACACGTTCCGCGGCGTCGGCTTCGAGTACTTCCGCCACGACGGCCTCGACGCGGCCGGCTTCTTCGCGCCTTTCGTCGATGGCAGCAAGCAAAAAGAGCCACTCCGCTACAACGTCTATGGGGGCACGCTGGGCGGCCCTATCGTGCCCGACCGCACGTTTTTCTTCTTCTCCTATGAAGGATCGCGGAGAAAGTTCGGGGAGACGCGCACACTGACGGTTCCCACCACGCTCCAGCGGCGCGGCGACTTCTCGGAGACCGTAAGCGCCAGCGGTGATCAGATCACGGTCTACGACCCGCAGACGACAATGCCGAGTGGAGCGCGGAGGCCGTTTGCCGGTAACGTCATTCCCTCCGACCGCCTCGATCCGGTGGCGCTCCGGTTGATGGATTTCTATCCGCTGCCGAATCGTCCGCCCGACAACCCGAGCGGTGCCAACAACTTCAGTGCGAACGCGACCGACCGGCTCGAGCGCGACAACTATCTGATCAAGATCGATCACGCGCTCACCAGCCGCGACAAGATCACCGGGCGTTATCTCTACAACAGCGACAATCGGTTTCCGGGGAGCGTGCTGCCAGAGTCGGCAGCGGACACGGCGAGCGATGCGCTGCGCCACCAGAACTACCTCTACGTCAGCCACACACGCACCTTTGGCAACGCGGTCAACGAGCTCCGCTATACGTACGCCAACCGTATCAACCACACGACGTCGCCCGGGCTCGGGGGCGGCTGGCCGTCGCAACTCGGCCTGCAGGGCGTCTCGGACGAAGCGTTCCCCCGCTTTTCGGTCGCCGGCTTCGCGCCGCTCGGCGCCACGAACCACGAGCGGCGCCAGTTTCCAATCGAGCAGCATCAGTTCACCGACACGCTGTCCTACGTGCGCGGCCGACACACCTGGAAGACGGGCTTCGAAGTACGGCCCTCGCTCAACTACGAGGTCAACCGTCCGTCGGTCTCGGGGAACTTCAGCTTTACCACGCAGCCAACTGGGCTCCCTGGCCAAAGCGGAACGGGGTATGGATTGGCCAGCCTCCTGCTCGGCTTCCCGAACAGCGTCTCGGTGCGCGAGACGGAGGTGCTCGACCGCTCGAGCTGGTATCTCGCGGCATTTCTGCAAGATGACTGGACCGTGAGCCGCAATCTCACGATCAACCTCGGTGTGCGGTGGGAGGTAGACACGCCGATCAAAGACAAGAACCAGCGCATGAACAGCTTCGACCCTGAGGCCATCAATCCGGTCTCGGGCACGCCCGGCGTCGTGCGCTTCGCCGGCGTCGATGGCTGGAGCGATCTCCCCTACGAGACCGACTGGAACAACTTCGGTCCACGCTTTGGGTTCGCGTGGCGTCCCTTCGGGCTGGAGGGAACTGTCGTGCGTGGCGGCGCCGGCATCTTCTATGCGCATCCGTTCGATCATGGCGCGCCGAGCTCTGCGTCGCTCGGCTTCGAACGATCGGCGAGCCTGTCCACACCCGATAACGGTCTGACCGCACCGTTCTATTTGGCTGACGGCGTGCCGCCGCTCGAAGCGGGCGATGCGCCGCGCGACGAGCGGTTCGGCGCCGTGCCGGTCGGCGCGCCTACCACCACGGCGGTTACCTTCTTCGAGCCGGACCGAGAGACCGGCTACGCCCAGCAATTCAACCTCGGCCTCCAGCGGGAGCTTCCAGGCCGCATCGTCCTCGAGGCGGCGTACGTGGGGAATATCTCCCGGAAGCTGCCGGGACAGAACCTCCCGATCAACCAAATCCCGCCCGAGATGCTGGAGCCCGGTGTGACGCAGAGCGACCGTCCCTTTCCGCAGTTTTCCAACGTGACGATCGTGCTGCCATCCATTGGCCGCTCCGACTATCATGCGGGCACGCTCCGTGTGGAGAGGCGGTTCGACAGTGGGTTCAGCTTGCTCGGCACCTACACCTACGCTCGCTTCGACAGCGATACGGACATGGGAGGGCAGGACCTGGGCGATGTCGGCGTGTACTCCGACTTCTACAACCGACAGGCCGACTACGGACCGTCAGGCAACGACATCCGACGCCGCCTGACGATCAGTAGCGTGTACGAGCTGCCCATCGGGCCAGGCAAGCGCTGGCTGGGCTCCGGCTGGCTTGGCCAGGTCATCGGTGGCTGGTCGGTCGGTCTGCTGGGAACCTTCCAATCAGGGCCGCCGTTCTCGGTCACGACCCAGACGAATACCACGAATGCGTTTTCCGCAGGCGCGCTGCGAGCGAACATGGTTGGTGAACCCGAGCTTCCGGCCGACGAGCGCTCGATCACTCGCTGGTTCGACACCGAGGCCTTCGCCCAGCCAGCAGCGCTGACGTTCGGGAACAGCCCACGTGGCCTGCTTCGCGGCGACGGTATCATCAACTTCGATCTGTCTCTCGCCAAGAGCGTGGCGCTCGGCGGCGAGCGTGTCTTGCAAGCTCGCGTCGAGCTGTTCAACATGTTCAACCACCCGAACTTCGAAATCCCGGGCAACGTCCTTGGCGCGCCGGGCTTCGGCGTGGTCTCGAGCGCTGGACCCGCACGAACCGTGCAGCTTGGTCTACGCTTTGCCTTCTAGGAGACGTGATGACATCACAGCGAAGTGTGAGCTGCGTGTTGTGCCACTGTCTGGCGGTGGCATTGCTGGCAATGATCGGTGTGGCCGGCGCAAGCCGTGCGCGGCTGGATGCCAGCGCTGCTCGCCCGCAAGATGCGCCATCGGAGGAGCGGCCAAACATTCTGCTCGCTATCGCGGACGACTGGTCGTGGCCTCATGCCAGCGCGTACGGTGACAAGGCCATCTCCACACCGGTCTTCGATCGTGTGGCGCGCGAAGGCGCACTGTTCAGCAACGCGTTTACGGCGGCGCCATCGTGCACGCCCTCTCGCGCCGCCATCCTCACCGGCCAATATTCGCATCGGCTCGCCGAGGGCGCCAACCTGCACGGATTTCTGCCGTCCCGCTTTCCAGTCTATCCGGACCTTCTCGAGGAGGCGGGCTACTACGTTGGCTACACACGAAAGGGGTGGGGACCTGGCCGATTCGAGCCCGGCGGCCGTACGCGCAACCCTGCTGGCACGCAGTTCGAGGATTTCGCAGCGTTCTTGGCGAGCAGGCCCTCGAAGCAGCCGTTTGTGTTCTGGTTCGGGAGTCAGGATCCGCACAGACCCTATGAGGAAGGATCCGGCGCCGCAGCCGGGATCGACCTGGATCGGATCGAGGTGCCTCCTCATCTGCCGGACACGCGCGAGGTGCGAAGCGACCTGGCGGATTACCTCGCCGAAGTGCAACGATTCGACCGCGAGGTCGGTGAGATCCTCGAGCGACTCGAATCGGCTGGTGAGCTCGACAACACGCTCGTCGTGATCACCTCTGACAATGGGATGCCGTTCCCACGTTCGAAGGCCAACGTGTACGACGCCGGCGCTCGTATGCCGCTGGCCATCCGATGGCCGGGCAAGGTCAAGGCAGGCGCGACGGTCGATGGCTTCGTCAACCTGTCCGATCTCGCGCCGACGTTTCTGGCCGCCGCGGGGCTCGAGCCGCCGGACGAGATGACCGGTCGCAGCCTGCTCACCCTTGCAGAAGGAAAAGACGAGGCAGATCGCGACCACGTCTTCGTCGAGCGCGAGCGCCACGCACAGGTACGTAAGGGGGATCTCTCGTATCCGATGCGCGCCGTACGGACCAGCGACTGGCTCTACATTCGCAATCTTCGCCCCGACCGGTGGCCGGCTGGCGATCCAGAGATGTACTTCTCCGTGGGCCCCTTCGGGGACATCGATGGTGGACCGACCAAGCAGATCCTCTTGGATGGGCGAGACGACCCAGCGTTCTCTCGCTTCTTTCACCTCGCCACGGACAAGCGCCCGGCGGAAGAGTTCTACGACCTTCGATCGGATCCCGGCCAGCTCCGCAACGTCGCCGACGATCCCACGCACGCCAAAGAAAAGGCGCGGCTGCGCGCACTCCTCGACGACTGGATGCGCAGCACCGGTGATCCTCGTGCGACCAGCGACGATGACCGGTGGGATCGGTATCCGTACTATGGCGGTCCGGCCAAGCCCGTCAAGGGTGAATAGCGCCCGCGCACGCACTTCGCCACGTGCTCGGCGGTCCGAGGCAGGACCTCCTGAGCCGTAGACTTCCTGTATTCTGTTGGCCGTCGCGCTGGTCGCCTCCAGCCCGGCTCTGCGCGCGTCAAAGGTCGATCCGACCTTGGTCTTGCGTCGGGAGCAGGGGGCTCTGAGACGCGCATGTGCCCATGAGACACTACGCCCTTCGTGCCGCACGGCATGCGACAATCGCGTCACTGTTCGGGATCGCGATCCTCACGGGCGCCGTGTGCGGTGTGCTGTTCGCGCACGCCGCCGATCTGCCAGAGATCTCTACACTCGACAGCTACGCTCCCGCGACGATCACGCGTATCCACGCCGACAACAACGAGGTCATCGCCGAGCTCGCGGTCGAGCGTCGTCTGCCGGTGGGGTACGACGACATCGCTCCGCACCTGCGCGAAGCCATCATCGCAGCGGAAGACGGCGGTTTCGACTCGCACGTCGGAGTGAGCCTTTCGAGGCTCGCCGTGACGCTGGTACGCAATGCGTTGGAGGTCGTGCACGACGCGGTGACGGGGCGGGCGTCCCGCCCGGCTGGCGCGAGCACGCTGACGCAACAGCTCGCTCGCAGCGTCTTTGCCGAAACGGTCGGCTTCAGAATCGGAGACGTCAGCCCGGGACGGAAGATCAGAGAAGCGCTCGTCGCGCTGCAGATCGAGAAGCGCTACACCAAGCGTGAAATCCTGACCTTCTACGCCAATCACATGCCCTTTGGCCACGGCACCTATGGCGTCGAGGCTGCGGCGCGGCTCTACTTCGCGAAGTCCGCCGTGGATGTATCGCTCGAGGAAGCGGCGTTGCTGGCCGGGATTCTCCAGTCACCAGCGCGGCATAGCCCATTCGTCAACCGCGACAACGCGCGGTGGCGCCGCAACTACACAGTGCAACGGATGGCAGACGAGGGATTCATCACCCACGCACAAGCGGAGGCGAGCACGAAGAAGCCCATCGTCACACGCGGCGGCCCGCGGCGACCCGACTCGCCTGCACCGTATTTCGTCGAAGAGGTTCGCCAGGCGCTGGAGGCGAGATACGGTGCCAAGCAACTCTACGAGGGCGGGCTGCAGGTTCACACGTCGCTCAACCTCGAGCTCCAAGCGGCTGCGACGCAAGCGCTCGGGGCCGGCTTGGCACGTCTCAACAAGGGCCGCAAGGATCCCGCCGTTGAAGGCGCGGTGCTCGCGCTGCACAATGACACGGGCCAGGTGCTCGCGATGGTTGGCGGCTCGGATTTCGATCGCACGAAGTTCAACCGCGCCGTTCAAGCCAGGCGACAGATCGGATCGACCTTCAAGCCGATCGTCTACACGACTGCCGTGGATCGCGGCTATACCGCGCTGTCCCAGCTGAAAGATAAGCCCGCCTGGTACATGGTGGGCCCGGGACAGCCGCTCTATGCTCCCGAGAACTACGACCACCACTACGAGGGGGTGGTGACGCTTCGCCGTGCGCTCGAGCAGTCACGGAACGTGCCGACGGTTGGCCTGATGCACGACCTCGGCGCGCGCCAGGTGGCGGACTACGCGCGCCGGCTGGGCTTCGCGTCGCAGGTCCGCCCGTATCTCTCGAGCGCGCTCGGGTCGAGTGAAGCGACCTTGCTGGAAGTCGTGAACGCGTTCTCGGTGTTCCCCAACCAGGGCGTACGCATGCAGCCGCACTCTATCCTGCGGATAGCCGATCGGTCAGGAAGCGTGCTCCAGGAGAACCGGCCGGAGCCGCATGCCGCCATCCGGGCGGACACCGCGTATGTCATGTTGAGCCTGCTCCAGGGCGTCACGGCCCGGGGGACGGCGGCACGCGCCTCATCGCTTGGCTGGCCGCTCGGAGGGAAGACCGGAACGACCGACGATTATACGGATGCCTGGATGGTCGGTTTCGACCCCGACATCACGATTGGTGTTTGGGTGGGCTACGACACGAAGAAGACGCTGGGGCCCTCCAATGACGGGTCGGTCGCGGCGCTTCCCATTTGGCTCGATGTGATGAAGGCACACATTGCACACCACAAGGACCAGCCCAAGCCAGCGTTCGCCTCGCCGGGCAACATCGTCTTCGTCCAGCTCGACAACGGCGTCCGCGAAGCGTTCATCGCAGGAACGCAGCCAGGTGCGACTTTTGGTGACATCGACGAATGACGCGTGGCTATGACGACAGCTTCTTTCGTCTCGGTGCCATTGGTGCCGCGCTGTATCTCGGCGCCCAGTTGTTCCAGGCGGTCGCCTTCTGGTGGCTCCCCGTGGCTACGGCGCCGGGAGAAGCCATCGCCCTCAGGCAGCTCCCGTTGGACCAGATACGTAATCTCGTCGTGCTGCTTGGATTCGTGCCGCTGCTCGTGGCCTACACCGCCGCGGCGCTGACGGGCGCTCGCCGCTTCACCGGGAGCGCGATCCTGGCGATCACGTTCACGTCATTGTTCGTGGCGCTCGAGATAGGCTATCGAAGCATAGACCTCTTCGGGGTCAGCCTGCAGTGGGCCTCGGAGTACACCGCCTCCCCAGACGCAGCCGCGCGCGCAGCCGTCATCGATCGCATCCACCACTGGGAGCAGATCGTGGTGGCCTGGTACTTCGGGCTGCTGCTCACGCATGGCGCTGCCTCGATCTGCTTGGCCTGGGTTGTCCGCCGCTCCGACGCACCTGCAACTGCCGTTGTATCGCTGCTGTTCGCGCTGAACGCGCTGCGCATCCTGGCACGGATGCTCGAGATGCATGCGGGCGTTCATGGCCTCGCACCGCTCAACGCCGTCGCCTATTTCCCGATGGTCGTTGTCCTGTACGGGACGCTGACGTATTGGTTGCTCAAGCAGCGCGGCTCAGCGGACCAGGCGCCCGTGCTCCCGGGAACACGCCCCGCCTGAGACGGGCACCCTCAGCGTGAACGAGCATGCGCTTCAGAAGCGCCAGCCGGCAGCAAGGTTGACGTTCGGGTTGTGCGTCCACTCCGCCGACCGTTCGGCGCGGCCGAACCGGATGACGTTGTCTCCACCGTCGATTCGCAGCATGGTCGAGCGGGTGGGATAGACGTCAAAGACCGCTCCAACGTCGACGGCAAAGTTCGATCCGTCAATGAAACAGCTCTCAGGGGTGGGAACGATCGCCGGGCAATTCGTATCCGGCGCGAAGAAGCGCCTCGAGAAGTGCAAGACGCCTGGCCGCACCTTTCCGAACAGCCCGAAGCGGTCGTTGCGCCAGCCTGCCTTGGCGCCAACCAGCGCCTGGAACTGACGGCCACTCACCGCATCGTTGGTCGGGAAGAACGAGACGCTCGTGTCGAGCGCAAGCCAGTCGGCGACGTCATAGGTAAACCAGCCACCGATTCCGGAACGAGTCTGATCAGGATAATCGAGGGCCATCGCTGAATACTGCAGACCCACGGCGCCGCGCGGATCGGCCGCGACCTGCGCGCGCACCTCATTCGAGGCAGCAATGAAGACGACGGACACGAGAATGATGACCTTGTAGGCTTTGGACCACACGGTTAGCTCCTACGCGTAGAGGCAGGCGCGTTCCTCCCAGTGTAACGCCACATCCGGCTCGTAATCCCCCTCCGGGGGCACCTCCTGCGACGACGACCCGCGCTCGGCACCGTGCCCGTGTTCATCATTTGGGGTATTTACGGGGACGCATGACGAGGCAGAGCTCATTTGCCGGCGTCATCATGCGGCCATCGAGTAGGTGCCCCAGCCGGGGCGAGAACACGGGCTGTCGGGCCACCACCCGCAGAGGCGTACCGGCGCGGTCGATCGTGGGCTCCACATCGCGACACGACAGGACCAGATAGCGTCGAGATGGTTCAGCCAGGAATTGGACGACCTCGTCCGGGCTTTGGAGGAAGCGTACTGGCCGTCGCGCGTAGTACACGAGCGATGGATGCAATAGTGTCGAGGCGAGCGGCGCACCCGCCGGAGCGATCGTCGCCGTCGTCCGTCCCAGGGCCTGCGCGGCCTGAAAATGTCCGGCGATCTCGTCGCTCCAGCGCCACGCCACGACCGGGTACAGGAGCGCTGCCACGCAGACGACGACGCCGAGCGCCCTCGAGAGACGAGCGCTTTGAAGAGCTGCCAGGCCAGCGCCGACGGCCAGCAGCACGAGCAGCGTCGTACCGAGCAGGTCGAAGGAAAACAACCACCACAGGAGCGCCGCGAGGACCGCGCAGATCAGGGCGACCACTGCTGCTGTTGCCGCGAGCGTGCCGCGCAAGGCGCGCGACCAACCAGGAGCACCGTTGGCCGTCGCATCGACAAAGGCACCCGCTGCAATCAGGAGCGGCGGGTACGCAGGCAGCGTGTAATGAGGCAGCTTGTAGCGCGCGGCACTGAACAACGCAAGGACACCGAGGCTCCATACGGCAAGCAGCGCAACGCTCGCCCGATCGTCTCTCGACATGCGCCGCCAGGTGACGACAGCCCACACGACCGCGGCGCCAACGAGCAACGTCCAGGGCACGATCTCGCCGGGGAGGATCTTCAGATAGAACAAAGGGCCTCGGGTCGGGCCTGCGAACTTCGACGACACGGCGCGTGTGATGACTTCGTATCCGAAGTGGAGCGCGATGAAGCGCCATCCGTGCAAGGCGATCTCGAAGAGATACCAGGGCGCCGCAATACCAGCCGCCAACACGCTGCCCGCCAGCCACCGGAGTCGGGCGAGGCTGCGCCAGTCGCGCATGACGAGGAGCCAGACGGCAATCACCAGGCACGGTAGGAGGCCTATGGGCCCCTTGGTGAGGACGCCGAGACCCACCGCCGTCCACGCAACCCAGACCCAGCGGGGATCCCCACCCAACACGGCGCGCGTGAAGCCGAGCATGGCGGCGAGCACGAAGCACAGGACCGGCACGTCGGTGAGCCCCTGGCGCGCATACGTGACGAAGCGAAACGTCGAGAGCCACATCCCGCTGGCCAGCAGCGCCGCACGACGCGTGAAAAGTGTGCGACCGAGGAGATAGATGAGCAGGGCGCATCCCACCGCGGCGAAGGCCGCAGGGGCTCGGGCAGCCCACTCGCTGTCGCCCGCCATCC
It encodes the following:
- a CDS encoding sulfatase-like hydrolase/transferase; this encodes MIGVAGASRARLDASAARPQDAPSEERPNILLAIADDWSWPHASAYGDKAISTPVFDRVAREGALFSNAFTAAPSCTPSRAAILTGQYSHRLAEGANLHGFLPSRFPVYPDLLEEAGYYVGYTRKGWGPGRFEPGGRTRNPAGTQFEDFAAFLASRPSKQPFVFWFGSQDPHRPYEEGSGAAAGIDLDRIEVPPHLPDTREVRSDLADYLAEVQRFDREVGEILERLESAGELDNTLVVITSDNGMPFPRSKANVYDAGARMPLAIRWPGKVKAGATVDGFVNLSDLAPTFLAAAGLEPPDEMTGRSLLTLAEGKDEADRDHVFVERERHAQVRKGDLSYPMRAVRTSDWLYIRNLRPDRWPAGDPEMYFSVGPFGDIDGGPTKQILLDGRDDPAFSRFFHLATDKRPAEEFYDLRSDPGQLRNVADDPTHAKEKARLRALLDDWMRSTGDPRATSDDDRWDRYPYYGGPAKPVKGE
- a CDS encoding PBP1A family penicillin-binding protein; this encodes MRHYALRAARHATIASLFGIAILTGAVCGVLFAHAADLPEISTLDSYAPATITRIHADNNEVIAELAVERRLPVGYDDIAPHLREAIIAAEDGGFDSHVGVSLSRLAVTLVRNALEVVHDAVTGRASRPAGASTLTQQLARSVFAETVGFRIGDVSPGRKIREALVALQIEKRYTKREILTFYANHMPFGHGTYGVEAAARLYFAKSAVDVSLEEAALLAGILQSPARHSPFVNRDNARWRRNYTVQRMADEGFITHAQAEASTKKPIVTRGGPRRPDSPAPYFVEEVRQALEARYGAKQLYEGGLQVHTSLNLELQAAATQALGAGLARLNKGRKDPAVEGAVLALHNDTGQVLAMVGGSDFDRTKFNRAVQARRQIGSTFKPIVYTTAVDRGYTALSQLKDKPAWYMVGPGQPLYAPENYDHHYEGVVTLRRALEQSRNVPTVGLMHDLGARQVADYARRLGFASQVRPYLSSALGSSEATLLEVVNAFSVFPNQGVRMQPHSILRIADRSGSVLQENRPEPHAAIRADTAYVMLSLLQGVTARGTAARASSLGWPLGGKTGTTDDYTDAWMVGFDPDITIGVWVGYDTKKTLGPSNDGSVAALPIWLDVMKAHIAHHKDQPKPAFASPGNIVFVQLDNGVREAFIAGTQPGATFGDIDE
- a CDS encoding phospholipid carrier-dependent glycosyltransferase, which produces MSAMSMREEPLPRLTWATVGDVVLIAVGALVCLLPALGGTNLWDPDEPRFAEATRQMIARGDYLTPYFNDAPRWEKPILLYWAQALLFRMAGDSEWAARAPAAFAAVGCALLIYLLGRTLFTRRAALLASGMWLSTFRFVTYARQGLTDVPVLCFVLAAMLGFTRAVLGGDPRWVWVAWTAVGLGVLTKGPIGLLPCLVIAVWLLVMRDWRSLARLRWLAGSVLAAGIAAPWYLFEIALHGWRFIALHFGYEVITRAVSSKFAGPTRGPLFYLKILPGEIVPWTLLVGAAVVWAVVTWRRMSRDDRASVALLAVWSLGVLALFSAARYKLPHYTLPAYPPLLIAAGAFVDATANGAPGWSRALRGTLAATAAVVALICAVLAALLWWLFSFDLLGTTLLVLLAVGAGLAALQSARLSRALGVVVCVAALLYPVVAWRWSDEIAGHFQAAQALGRTTATIAPAGAPLASTLLHPSLVYYARRPVRFLQSPDEVVQFLAEPSRRYLVLSCRDVEPTIDRAGTPLRVVARQPVFSPRLGHLLDGRMMTPANELCLVMRPRKYPK